A genomic segment from Methanoplanus limicola DSM 2279 encodes:
- a CDS encoding sensor histidine kinase yields MICGIIMDKVEIIPECHHESGESEGWETSGKNVVWLKSAVLLSPIPQFIIDNNHKIIYWNRAIEKYSGIKAEDVVGTSQQWRAFYPDERPCLADLLVDQSIDQIPEWYRGKYSKSGLAEDAYEATDFFPHMKVSGAWLYFTACLIRDDDGRVIGALETLEDVTEQRNAELSLRESETLYRTLFEDSPISLWEEDFSAVKSWLDMKQRDSLFDISVYFQEHPDSVLNFLSMVKINNINNATAELFALPSYRSSFSSLLGIISGDSYDIFGRIIIALASGRREIEEELSLQTMKGERKNIIMKLNVVPGHEDTFSRIFVSVIDITERKIMEEALKQANRKLNMLSSITRHDILNLIMAIRTYIEFSEELITSPEALEYIRKEKSAVDAVRNQIEFTKYYQDIGVEKPKWQYVEDIVGRVLNILNLGNINLDIAISGVEIFADPLIEKVFYNLIENSIRHGENVTEITFSFYEAEDGLVISYSDDGAGIAEDNKNKIFKRGLGKNTGLGLFLSREILLITGISIRETGVPGEGVNFEITVPKGSYRMTRGNVDD; encoded by the coding sequence ATGATTTGTGGAATAATTATGGATAAGGTGGAGATTATTCCGGAATGTCATCACGAATCGGGGGAATCTGAAGGATGGGAAACTTCCGGGAAGAATGTGGTCTGGCTTAAGTCAGCTGTCCTGCTGTCACCAATTCCTCAGTTTATTATTGATAATAACCATAAGATCATCTACTGGAACAGAGCTATTGAGAAGTACAGCGGAATTAAAGCTGAGGATGTAGTCGGCACAAGTCAGCAGTGGAGGGCATTTTATCCTGATGAGCGTCCGTGTCTGGCGGACCTTCTGGTTGATCAGAGTATTGACCAGATTCCTGAGTGGTACCGGGGTAAATACTCCAAATCCGGACTTGCTGAAGATGCATACGAAGCTACCGATTTTTTTCCGCATATGAAAGTTTCCGGTGCATGGCTCTATTTTACCGCCTGTCTTATCAGGGATGATGACGGCAGGGTAATTGGTGCCCTTGAGACACTTGAGGATGTCACTGAACAGAGGAATGCGGAGCTGTCCCTCCGTGAAAGTGAAACTCTTTACAGGACCTTATTTGAGGATTCACCAATCTCATTATGGGAGGAGGATTTTTCTGCGGTTAAGTCATGGCTTGACATGAAACAGAGGGATTCTCTCTTTGATATCTCAGTCTATTTTCAGGAACACCCCGATTCAGTCTTAAATTTTCTTTCAATGGTGAAAATTAACAATATTAACAACGCAACTGCGGAGCTTTTTGCTCTTCCTTCTTACAGGAGTTCTTTCAGTAGCCTCCTGGGGATAATTTCAGGAGATTCATATGATATTTTTGGAAGAATTATTATTGCACTTGCCAGTGGCAGAAGAGAAATCGAAGAAGAGCTATCACTTCAGACCATGAAAGGGGAGAGAAAGAACATCATAATGAAGTTAAATGTCGTCCCCGGACATGAGGATACCTTTTCTAGGATTTTTGTCTCGGTAATCGATATTACGGAGAGGAAAATTATGGAGGAGGCACTGAAGCAGGCAAATCGCAAACTGAATATGCTCTCTTCGATCACAAGGCATGACATACTGAATCTTATCATGGCAATCCGTACCTACATCGAGTTTTCTGAGGAACTCATAACCAGTCCTGAAGCACTGGAATATATTCGGAAGGAGAAGAGTGCTGTTGATGCGGTCAGGAACCAGATCGAGTTTACAAAGTACTACCAGGATATTGGCGTTGAAAAACCGAAATGGCAGTATGTGGAGGATATTGTTGGCCGGGTATTAAATATACTGAATTTAGGCAATATTAATCTGGATATCGCCATATCAGGGGTTGAAATCTTTGCAGATCCGCTTATCGAAAAAGTATTTTACAATCTTATCGAGAATTCCATCCGGCATGGCGAAAATGTTACTGAGATCACCTTCTCTTTTTATGAAGCAGAAGACGGTCTGGTCATATCGTACAGTGATGATGGTGCCGGAATTGCAGAAGATAATAAAAATAAGATTTTTAAGAGAGGTCTTGGGAAAAATACCGGTCTTGGCCTCTTTCTCTCCAGAGAGATCCTTCTTATCACCGGTATTTCCATCAGGGAGACGGGTGTTCCGGGTGAAGGGGTTAATTTTGAGATAACTGTTCCTAAGGGGAGTTATCGTATGACTCGGGGCAATGTTGATGACTGA
- a CDS encoding HEAT repeat domain-containing protein: MRREREDPMARLYAERMRRSNENLELYIVQLGHRGISYRVRAAEALGNSGDEKAVMPLIDCMMNDSETEVVYMAASSLGKLHDRRAVQPLISKLKSSDKWVRRGAARSLGMIGDREAVDPVSELLSDNVPEIRAAAAEAIGMISYWDAVDSIIPLLDDPEPEVRISARRAVRMLGRGDLAD; this comes from the coding sequence ATGAGAAGAGAGAGGGAAGATCCGATGGCACGCCTTTACGCGGAGAGGATGAGGCGCAGCAATGAAAATCTGGAGCTTTATATTGTTCAGTTAGGGCACAGAGGCATCTCATACAGGGTACGTGCTGCTGAGGCTCTTGGGAATTCCGGTGATGAAAAAGCCGTTATGCCGCTTATTGACTGCATGATGAATGACTCTGAGACTGAGGTGGTCTATATGGCGGCATCTTCACTTGGTAAACTGCATGACAGAAGAGCAGTGCAGCCTCTTATATCTAAACTTAAAAGCAGTGATAAATGGGTGAGGCGCGGAGCTGCGAGATCTTTGGGGATGATAGGTGACCGTGAGGCAGTTGATCCTGTATCTGAGCTGCTGTCAGATAATGTCCCTGAGATACGCGCCGCAGCGGCTGAGGCTATAGGGATGATCAGTTACTGGGATGCTGTTGACAGTATCATACCACTTCTTGATGATCCCGAGCCTGAGGTGAGGATCTCTGCAAGGAGGGCTGTCCGGATGCTTGGCAGAGGGGATCTTGCGGACTGA
- a CDS encoding deoxyhypusine synthase, giving the protein MTSDNFCGTPVIQAKVRAKMTVGELVEEFGKSRAYNAGSLWQAVNIYEKMLNDPEVVKFFGFSGAMVPGGMGGIVSDLIDAGHIDVLVSTGANLTHDVIEAIGCHHYHGTEVCDDVMLREEEVNRIYDIFLPNDAFVKFEEFLQDVFSGIESGKKISISDLTRLIGENLDRGILASAAKKDIPVYCPAIQDSMIGLQYWMFDQASSVTVDAFKDMSELMDICFGAKKSGAMLVGGGVPKNYIFQSMLMTPKGFDYAVQLTGDRPDLGGLSGATLDEAKSWGKLTGEATSQTVYGDATINLPLIVAAVLERIER; this is encoded by the coding sequence ATGACCAGTGATAATTTCTGTGGAACGCCGGTAATTCAGGCAAAAGTAAGAGCTAAAATGACAGTAGGTGAACTTGTCGAGGAGTTCGGCAAATCCAGGGCATACAATGCAGGTTCACTCTGGCAGGCCGTAAACATATATGAAAAGATGCTTAACGATCCCGAAGTTGTAAAATTCTTCGGTTTTTCAGGCGCAATGGTGCCCGGAGGAATGGGAGGGATAGTATCAGATCTTATAGATGCCGGACATATAGATGTCTTAGTATCCACAGGTGCAAACCTTACACATGATGTCATTGAGGCGATAGGATGCCATCACTACCACGGCACTGAAGTATGTGATGATGTAATGCTCAGGGAAGAGGAAGTCAACAGGATATACGATATATTTCTGCCAAATGACGCCTTTGTAAAGTTTGAAGAGTTCCTTCAGGACGTTTTCTCAGGGATAGAATCCGGAAAAAAGATATCAATCAGTGACTTAACCCGTCTGATAGGTGAGAACCTGGACAGAGGAATTCTTGCATCGGCTGCAAAAAAAGATATACCAGTCTATTGTCCGGCAATTCAGGACTCAATGATTGGGCTTCAGTACTGGATGTTTGACCAGGCATCCAGTGTAACTGTCGATGCCTTTAAGGATATGTCTGAACTTATGGACATCTGCTTTGGCGCTAAAAAATCCGGTGCAATGCTTGTCGGCGGAGGCGTCCCGAAAAACTATATATTCCAGAGCATGCTCATGACTCCTAAAGGCTTTGACTACGCCGTGCAGCTCACCGGTGACCGGCCTGACCTTGGAGGGCTTTCCGGTGCTACCCTTGATGAAGCGAAGTCATGGGGCAAGCTTACAGGAGAGGCAACCTCACAGACAGTCTACGGCGATGCCACAATAAATCTCCCGCTTATTGTAGCCGCAGTTTTGGAGAGAATTGAGAGATGA
- the pyrF gene encoding orotidine-5'-phosphate decarboxylase, which produces MTELMLALDVLTRAEAMDIAEKTYPYIDAIKIGYPLVLGSGLSVARDLAEFDLPLIADFKVADIPNTNRLIAEHVFEAGFSGIITQGFTGRDSVSACVDVAHNAGGKCYVVTEMSHPGALDFMGEGVAERLAELAVECNADGIIAPATRPERVKALRQIIGSKKILSPGVGAQGGSAEEIAPLIDSMIVGRSIYNSEDPAKAAQSYSCVRDL; this is translated from the coding sequence ATGACAGAACTTATGCTTGCACTCGATGTCCTGACAAGGGCAGAGGCGATGGATATTGCAGAGAAGACATACCCGTATATTGACGCAATAAAGATAGGATATCCGCTTGTACTTGGGTCAGGGCTTTCAGTTGCGAGGGACCTGGCTGAGTTTGACCTGCCCCTTATCGCGGACTTCAAGGTTGCCGACATTCCGAATACCAACAGGCTGATTGCCGAGCATGTCTTTGAAGCCGGATTTTCAGGCATTATTACACAGGGATTTACAGGCCGGGATTCTGTATCCGCCTGTGTGGATGTTGCACACAATGCCGGGGGGAAGTGTTATGTCGTCACCGAGATGAGCCACCCCGGAGCACTTGACTTCATGGGGGAAGGAGTTGCAGAAAGACTTGCAGAGCTTGCCGTTGAATGCAATGCAGACGGCATTATAGCACCTGCAACGAGGCCTGAGAGGGTTAAGGCACTCAGGCAGATAATCGGGTCAAAGAAGATACTCTCACCCGGAGTGGGTGCACAGGGCGGCAGTGCAGAGGAGATTGCACCACTGATAGATTCTATGATTGTCGGACGCTCGATATACAACAGTGAGGACCCGGCGAAGGCTGCACAGTCATACTCGTGTGTCCGGGACTTATAA
- a CDS encoding MerR family transcriptional regulator, whose amino-acid sequence MKGDKIPIGTFSYIAHIPQKALRIYDEKGLPVPAGPTRELYINDPAEVPEEELLTGVMIPVRKG is encoded by the coding sequence GTGAAAGGAGATAAAATTCCGATAGGGACATTTTCGTATATCGCTCATATCCCGCAGAAAGCGCTGAGGATTTATGATGAGAAGGGACTTCCTGTTCCGGCAGGGCCGACAAGGGAGTTATACATCAATGACCCGGCAGAGGTTCCGGAGGAGGAGCTTTTGACCGGGGTTATGATTCCGGTAAGGAAGGGCTGA
- the nrdD gene encoding anaerobic ribonucleoside-triphosphate reductase — translation MIWTEEQLKLSKKYRNLEEIPTEERRYKCHTCHHVVTENPCPCCGETNLEIMCPLDHCNCHHNIIEKIEYCPLCGQPVCPECGSHDVSQVSRVTGYLADVSGWNKGKQQELKDRARYSVA, via the coding sequence ATGATCTGGACTGAGGAACAGTTAAAACTGTCAAAAAAATACAGAAATCTCGAGGAAATACCAACGGAAGAGCGGAGGTACAAGTGCCACACCTGCCACCATGTGGTCACCGAAAACCCCTGTCCGTGCTGCGGCGAGACAAACCTTGAGATCATGTGCCCTCTTGATCACTGCAACTGCCACCACAACATAATTGAGAAGATCGAGTACTGCCCGCTCTGCGGCCAGCCCGTCTGCCCGGAATGCGGGAGCCATGATGTATCACAGGTGTCAAGAGTTACAGGATATCTTGCAGATGTTTCCGGATGGAACAAAGGGAAACAGCAGGAATTAAAAGACAGAGCGAGATACTCTGTTGCATGA
- a CDS encoding adenosylcobinamide amidohydrolase, producing MEQRETAGIKRQSEILCCMKYYIKNKTLFLRGNFRAVSSGAGGGLSDVSTIINRTVEKNFVHDSPEKFIEGIVREEGCTGDFYGLLTAVDMKTLCVLINRTVTVFITAGVSNPNPKNPKLPGTINIIVHSRDGLFDEAMAGLIITATEAKTEALFSMGYDFAGTTTDAVVACCSKDNEKIHRYAGRMTDIGRWTAEAVLFGVQEAIARHDGKKPAEKPALYVLSTIGGDHWIEWSPEGCPYYPCHFRGQACNYCYCPFYPCNDEELGYFIETSAGGTVWACTTCILMHHPEIVDHMKKYPMATISELKKVAEVKNLKINAETET from the coding sequence ATGGAACAAAGGGAAACAGCAGGAATTAAAAGACAGAGCGAGATACTCTGTTGCATGAAGTATTATATAAAAAATAAGACTCTTTTTTTACGCGGAAATTTCAGGGCTGTCAGTTCAGGCGCAGGCGGCGGGCTTTCTGACGTCTCAACAATAATCAACCGGACGGTTGAGAAGAATTTCGTGCATGACAGTCCTGAAAAATTTATTGAGGGGATTGTCAGGGAAGAAGGGTGCACAGGGGATTTTTATGGGCTTTTGACAGCCGTTGATATGAAGACACTCTGTGTCCTGATAAACCGTACAGTTACCGTATTCATCACAGCCGGAGTGAGCAACCCAAACCCAAAAAACCCGAAACTTCCCGGTACAATAAACATAATTGTGCACAGCAGAGACGGACTCTTTGACGAGGCAATGGCAGGGCTTATAATCACTGCAACGGAGGCAAAAACCGAGGCACTCTTCTCAATGGGCTATGACTTCGCCGGAACCACAACCGATGCAGTGGTCGCATGCTGCAGTAAAGATAACGAGAAGATACACAGGTATGCCGGAAGAATGACCGACATCGGCAGGTGGACCGCCGAGGCTGTCCTCTTCGGTGTTCAGGAGGCCATTGCAAGGCACGATGGCAAAAAACCGGCAGAAAAGCCCGCCCTGTATGTACTCAGCACAATCGGAGGAGACCACTGGATTGAATGGTCACCGGAGGGATGCCCTTATTACCCGTGCCATTTCAGAGGACAGGCATGCAACTACTGTTACTGCCCGTTTTACCCTTGCAATGACGAAGAACTTGGATATTTTATTGAGACATCCGCAGGGGGCACAGTCTGGGCATGCACAACCTGCATACTTATGCACCATCCTGAGATCGTGGACCACATGAAAAAATATCCTATGGCCACCATCAGTGAACTGAAAAAAGTTGCAGAAGTGAAGAACCTGAAGATAAATGCTGAAACAGAGACATAA
- a CDS encoding DUF1858 domain-containing protein, whose amino-acid sequence MVLTADSLLSELLQEKPEAAEILMRFGMGCVGCALASGENIRQAAEGHGIPLAELLDALGIEE is encoded by the coding sequence ATGGTTTTAACAGCAGACAGTTTACTGTCAGAACTTCTTCAGGAGAAACCTGAAGCAGCAGAGATTCTTATGCGCTTTGGAATGGGTTGTGTTGGCTGCGCCCTCGCAAGCGGAGAGAACATCAGGCAGGCCGCAGAAGGTCATGGTATTCCTCTTGCGGAACTTCTTGATGCGCTTGGCATAGAAGAGTAA
- a CDS encoding nucleotide-binding protein, with the protein MFEMDIDPVITERISLKIKEKGIDARDEEIAAKLRVLIEDFHIPPEEAEKTVTDEILKENKVKDFSGKDTSEVTPIADICPGEWVTVEGKIVSVSEPPSESIAQSGIIADRTGAVKFVVWKKAGAEELEELEWYRIESAVVDEYRGAPSMKIHSGTKITKTEQETPLVPKAVKISGLKPGIATIRAKFVRNFDAGHERMLQAGLLGDETGTVRFVTWKDGNSEVLEEDKNYMIYYAEVSEYQGKISLDITSAMILEDEDTEIEVYEGDTEISGVFIHMGNGSGLIKRCPVEGCGKTLSRQNFCPVHEVQNDFRYDMRITGAIDNGKSTKNILIQRAEAERITGITLNEAIETATVSPLGYDDIVMKMKNAILGRYFTCKGNEMDGTVLVKSCTSKKYDSSFHAGLLNRTAEMLKEKGGDC; encoded by the coding sequence ATGTTTGAAATGGACATTGATCCTGTTATTACAGAAAGAATCTCCCTTAAGATTAAGGAAAAAGGCATTGATGCCAGAGATGAAGAGATAGCCGCAAAACTTCGCGTTCTTATCGAGGATTTCCATATCCCGCCTGAAGAAGCGGAAAAGACAGTCACTGACGAAATTCTGAAGGAAAATAAGGTTAAGGATTTTTCCGGAAAAGATACCTCCGAGGTAACTCCCATTGCAGACATATGCCCGGGAGAGTGGGTAACAGTTGAGGGAAAAATTGTTTCAGTATCAGAGCCTCCCTCAGAATCGATAGCCCAGTCAGGTATTATCGCTGACAGAACAGGTGCAGTGAAATTTGTCGTCTGGAAAAAAGCCGGCGCAGAAGAACTTGAGGAACTGGAATGGTACAGAATTGAATCTGCCGTGGTGGACGAATACCGCGGTGCACCGAGCATGAAGATACATTCCGGAACAAAAATTACAAAAACTGAACAGGAGACACCCCTGGTTCCAAAAGCGGTCAAAATTTCCGGGCTGAAACCCGGAATAGCAACCATCCGTGCAAAGTTTGTCAGAAACTTTGATGCCGGACATGAAAGAATGCTTCAGGCCGGATTATTAGGGGATGAAACAGGAACTGTCAGATTCGTAACATGGAAAGACGGCAACAGTGAGGTCCTCGAAGAAGATAAGAACTACATGATATACTACGCAGAGGTCAGCGAATATCAGGGAAAAATCTCTCTTGACATCACCAGTGCAATGATCCTTGAAGATGAAGATACCGAGATAGAGGTATATGAAGGAGATACTGAAATTTCAGGGGTATTCATACATATGGGCAATGGATCAGGTCTGATTAAGAGATGCCCGGTAGAGGGATGCGGCAAAACCCTTTCAAGGCAGAATTTCTGTCCTGTACATGAGGTTCAGAATGATTTCCGGTATGACATGAGGATAACCGGAGCCATTGACAACGGAAAGTCCACAAAAAACATCCTTATCCAGAGGGCAGAGGCGGAAAGAATCACCGGGATAACACTTAATGAAGCAATTGAAACCGCAACAGTCAGCCCCCTTGGTTACGACGACATTGTAATGAAGATGAAGAATGCCATCCTCGGCAGATATTTCACCTGTAAAGGAAATGAGATGGACGGAACAGTTCTTGTAAAATCCTGCACTTCCAAAAAGTACGACTCATCATTCCATGCCGGACTTTTAAACCGGACGGCGGAGATGCTTAAGGAGAAGGGAGGTGACTGCTGA
- a CDS encoding methyl-accepting chemotaxis protein gives MSISLITKILNRAIEGDYSERVDENLFDGEEKELAESVNTAIEFIIDSRKTCNNVMMLIEQNPKPMIIVDRNFNPVDMNQAYTKLMGASKPELMQQDTAQYSIKFIRGESAEKLFSDKKETECELEFTLKNGTKKILRQFGAPLKDERGSVEIGIFVYDDITLQREEEEEIEKQIQTIKTLQERSETIVQQNPMPIILCDKQFNIRVVNDAYSQLSGIKSDKLRKMTLRDFSVLKTEGDGIKYVLEEKKRSYGEVTVEFPTGKKILEQYGIPVLNSEGEIASILIVYNDITEIRERQQEVLRMMEEERARARVLNKSIGEVGEGMEFLRKGDFTSEMKIIEEDPLIQIKKDYNETISELRNLFSGVVAAMTEVGLHMKDADGSSEEVAKAAEQVAVGSQKCAELTRVLLEQIDGINRDIADLSASNEEIAGTSQEVLSEADRLSEMGQSAETLGKSANEKMGAVMEITRNTVREMEDLNAEMLEINNVLRMINEITNQINMLALNAAIEAARAGEHGRGFAVVAGEVKNLATDAKEATSKIDKVIVNIQKSSSETVSSIKSANSEVESGVAIVNETIISLNNIVKGADHVTKDMGEIVRAIEAQANITNEIVHETEKSNQVTKETQREIEELAAFSEETSASVEEISGAISEVSGLAESIKNNLNRLRV, from the coding sequence ATGAGCATAAGCTTAATCACAAAAATTCTTAACAGGGCAATAGAAGGAGATTACTCAGAAAGAGTTGATGAAAATCTCTTTGACGGTGAAGAGAAGGAACTTGCAGAGTCTGTAAATACAGCAATTGAATTCATCATTGACAGCAGAAAAACCTGTAACAATGTAATGATGCTGATAGAGCAGAATCCCAAGCCCATGATTATTGTCGATCGCAATTTTAATCCGGTTGACATGAACCAGGCATATACTAAGCTCATGGGAGCATCCAAACCGGAACTTATGCAGCAGGACACAGCACAATATTCAATAAAATTTATCAGAGGTGAATCTGCTGAAAAACTTTTTTCTGATAAAAAAGAGACGGAATGTGAACTTGAATTTACGTTAAAAAACGGAACAAAAAAAATTCTGAGGCAGTTTGGCGCACCACTTAAGGATGAAAGGGGCAGTGTTGAGATCGGAATTTTTGTATATGACGATATTACTCTCCAGAGAGAGGAGGAGGAAGAGATAGAGAAGCAGATCCAGACCATCAAAACCCTCCAGGAGAGGTCTGAAACAATAGTTCAGCAAAACCCCATGCCGATTATTCTCTGTGATAAGCAGTTTAACATCCGTGTTGTCAATGACGCCTATTCACAGTTAAGCGGAATAAAATCTGATAAACTAAGAAAGATGACGCTCCGGGATTTCTCAGTTCTTAAAACCGAAGGGGATGGGATAAAATACGTCCTTGAGGAGAAAAAGCGGAGTTATGGTGAAGTTACCGTTGAGTTCCCAACCGGAAAAAAGATTCTTGAACAGTACGGAATTCCGGTGCTGAATTCGGAAGGGGAGATTGCAAGCATACTGATAGTCTATAATGACATCACCGAAATAAGGGAGAGGCAACAGGAAGTCCTCAGGATGATGGAGGAGGAGAGGGCCAGAGCCAGGGTACTGAATAAGAGTATCGGTGAAGTCGGAGAGGGTATGGAGTTCCTCAGGAAGGGCGACTTTACCAGCGAGATGAAGATAATAGAGGAAGACCCGCTGATACAGATTAAAAAGGACTATAATGAGACCATAAGCGAACTCAGAAATCTCTTCTCGGGTGTGGTGGCAGCCATGACTGAAGTCGGGCTACATATGAAGGATGCTGACGGAAGTTCTGAAGAGGTTGCAAAAGCTGCTGAACAGGTCGCAGTCGGAAGCCAGAAGTGTGCCGAACTTACAAGAGTCCTCCTGGAGCAGATCGATGGAATCAACAGGGATATAGCAGATCTCTCAGCTTCAAATGAGGAGATTGCAGGCACATCGCAGGAAGTTCTTTCAGAGGCCGACAGGCTTTCTGAGATGGGACAGAGTGCTGAAACGCTTGGAAAATCTGCAAATGAAAAGATGGGGGCAGTTATGGAGATCACCCGTAATACTGTCAGGGAGATGGAAGATCTGAATGCCGAGATGCTTGAGATCAACAATGTCCTCAGGATGATCAATGAGATCACAAACCAGATCAATATGCTTGCTCTTAATGCTGCAATAGAGGCCGCAAGGGCAGGTGAGCATGGAAGAGGTTTTGCTGTAGTGGCTGGTGAGGTTAAAAATCTTGCAACAGACGCTAAAGAGGCCACATCAAAGATAGATAAAGTTATAGTCAATATTCAGAAGAGCAGTTCAGAAACAGTCAGTTCAATAAAATCAGCAAATTCTGAAGTAGAATCCGGAGTGGCTATCGTAAACGAGACAATCATATCCCTGAATAATATCGTTAAAGGTGCAGATCATGTCACAAAGGATATGGGTGAGATTGTAAGAGCCATTGAAGCACAGGCAAATATCACAAACGAGATCGTACATGAGACTGAAAAGAGTAATCAGGTTACAAAAGAAACACAAAGAGAGATAGAAGAGCTTGCAGCATTCTCAGAGGAGACAAGTGCATCCGTAGAGGAGATCTCGGGCGCAATCAGTGAAGTCAGCGGCCTTGCTGAAAGCATTAAAAACAATCTTAACAGGCTCAGAGTATAA
- a CDS encoding chemotaxis protein CheW yields MAIINVVEFEINGERYALDIGLSREIVEMMPITPVPRAPYHIAGIINLRGEITNIINLNRILAIPDKENREEQKIIVLIPEAAEGSNVGIIVDNVHSVLQVSEDHIEEISKSVSNEAYIKNIIKIGEDKEDGSDKKRLIMWLDVAQILRDILEANRA; encoded by the coding sequence ATGGCAATAATAAATGTGGTAGAATTTGAAATTAACGGCGAGAGATATGCGCTCGATATAGGCCTTTCAAGAGAAATTGTCGAGATGATGCCCATCACACCAGTACCAAGGGCACCGTATCATATCGCAGGAATAATTAATCTCAGGGGTGAGATTACAAACATCATCAACCTGAACAGAATACTTGCCATTCCGGATAAGGAAAACCGTGAAGAGCAGAAGATAATTGTCCTGATACCTGAAGCAGCGGAAGGATCAAATGTCGGAATTATTGTTGACAATGTCCATTCTGTTCTCCAGGTAAGTGAGGATCATATAGAGGAGATCTCAAAATCAGTCTCAAATGAAGCATATATAAAAAATATAATCAAGATTGGCGAGGATAAAGAGGACGGAAGCGACAAAAAAAGGCTGATTATGTGGCTTGATGTCGCCCAGATACTGCGGGATATCCTTGAGGCAAACCGGGCCTGA
- a CDS encoding cation:proton antiporter — MIEGDIAFALLLCLSFALFSKKFNFPPVPMYMLGGIAIGVSGLNIVHESGVSNFLTHLGLLFLLFMMGLELNPSGFSGKKRNLFFSGLTDLGVNILIGFAASVLLGFPLYEAFVIAAAFYISSSAMAVSSLIENRKLSSPESETILWLMVFEDIMLLFIIVAFSAASANPAKILLSAAFVIAFFFIAVRLLGSKIRVLLERDDDIPLLFTFTAVIAAAGISGILGIPDTLTAIALGSALSSTNPEMLEKHAKPFRDVFLILFFVFFGISVDLTDGFPVIPVVILALLAIASKLLSSMAIGMFVHKNPYSGIEVWSETTARGEFSLAIASMYGTPLITTTVAMIVLITSFTGGFMGRYSYRIKRFFREKRRAKQDILSA, encoded by the coding sequence ATGATAGAAGGTGATATAGCATTTGCACTTCTGCTCTGTCTGAGCTTTGCTTTATTCTCTAAGAAATTTAATTTTCCGCCTGTTCCAATGTATATGCTTGGCGGGATTGCGATCGGGGTGAGCGGGTTAAATATTGTCCATGAGTCCGGCGTATCTAATTTCCTGACTCATCTTGGCCTTTTATTTCTGCTCTTCATGATGGGGCTTGAACTGAACCCTTCTGGATTTTCCGGGAAGAAACGCAACTTATTCTTCTCTGGTCTGACCGATTTGGGCGTAAATATCCTAATAGGGTTCGCGGCCTCAGTTCTTCTCGGATTTCCTCTCTATGAGGCTTTTGTTATCGCCGCTGCCTTTTACATAAGCAGTTCGGCGATGGCAGTATCATCCCTTATAGAGAACAGAAAACTTTCCTCCCCTGAGTCCGAGACTATACTCTGGCTGATGGTATTTGAGGATATTATGCTGCTCTTCATCATAGTTGCCTTCTCTGCCGCTTCAGCAAATCCTGCAAAGATCCTTCTGAGTGCCGCTTTTGTGATTGCCTTCTTCTTTATTGCAGTCAGACTGCTTGGTTCTAAAATCAGGGTTCTGCTTGAGAGGGATGACGACATACCTCTCCTCTTTACATTCACAGCAGTAATCGCTGCTGCGGGAATATCCGGAATACTGGGGATTCCTGACACCCTGACGGCAATTGCACTTGGCTCTGCCCTTTCATCCACAAATCCTGAAATGCTTGAGAAGCATGCCAAACCTTTCAGGGATGTATTTCTTATATTATTCTTTGTCTTCTTCGGAATTTCAGTGGACCTCACCGATGGTTTCCCTGTAATTCCGGTTGTGATCCTTGCATTGCTTGCAATAGCCTCAAAACTCTTATCTTCCATGGCAATAGGAATGTTTGTCCATAAGAATCCATATTCAGGAATTGAGGTCTGGTCTGAGACAACAGCCCGGGGTGAGTTCTCACTTGCCATAGCCTCGATGTACGGCACACCGCTTATTACAACAACTGTGGCAATGATCGTCCTGATTACATCTTTTACAGGTGGATTTATGGGGCGGTATTCATACCGGATAAAAAGATTTTTCCGGGAAAAAAGAAGGGCTAAACAGGATATATTATCCGCCTGA